A part of Denitratisoma oestradiolicum genomic DNA contains:
- the traW gene encoding type-F conjugative transfer system protein TraW: MRISKIQRCSPQPESPLMWSLVRILLVLFTCTTFSAFAAELGVVGPTYEIAEPDLIEVIQARLKQMEKSGELARKQTEYRDKVIGGIEAPKAVAGIKTTDSPRTYHVDPTLTVDRDIRNAEGALLFARGIKINPFDHVSLTRKLLFFDGRDSRQVAFAKLRLGEGGGMNKPILVAGEPLKLMRAWKQAVYYDQGGSLVRRLGIRQVPAIVSQDGKRLRIDEVRP; encoded by the coding sequence GTGCGCATTTCAAAAATCCAGCGGTGTTCCCCCCAGCCAGAATCGCCCCTTATGTGGTCTCTGGTTCGCATTCTCCTTGTGCTTTTCACCTGTACGACATTTTCTGCGTTCGCTGCGGAATTGGGTGTCGTCGGCCCGACCTATGAGATCGCGGAACCGGATTTGATCGAGGTCATCCAGGCCCGATTGAAGCAAATGGAAAAATCCGGTGAACTGGCGCGCAAACAGACTGAATATCGCGACAAGGTGATCGGCGGTATTGAGGCCCCCAAGGCTGTTGCTGGCATCAAGACGACTGACTCACCGCGTACCTACCATGTCGATCCAACCTTGACCGTGGATCGGGATATTCGCAACGCGGAAGGCGCCTTGCTTTTCGCTCGCGGCATCAAGATCAATCCGTTCGATCATGTTTCCCTGACCCGAAAGCTGCTGTTTTTCGACGGACGTGATAGTCGGCAGGTGGCCTTTGCCAAGCTTCGTCTGGGCGAGGGGGGTGGGATGAACAAACCGATCCTGGTGGCCGGAGAACCCCTGAAACTGATGCGGGCCTGGAAGCAGGCGGTGTATTACGACCAGGGTGGATCGTTGGTTCGGCGACTGGGGATTCGCCAAGTGCCGGCGATCGTCAGCCAGGACGGCAAGAGATTGCGGATCGATGAAGTTCGCCCGTAA
- the traU gene encoding conjugal transfer pilus assembly protein TraU — translation MKFARNLAFVSVIVLGVLFLRPAFATATCTGRFANPITDICWSCLMPLRFGGLDLVSLDQEDTPNPGGSPVCLCPSQLRVGFKVSFWEPVRRVDVVRRPFCMTSLGGIELNPGFDAPRGSRFSQDSTATSSFYQVHWYVDPIIFWLEAIFDNACLEQSSFDVAYLTELDPMWNDDELTFIFNPDVALFGNLPARAACAADCVSATAGFPSNALFWCAGCQGSLYPLNGNVQAHIGGVQASSLEMTRLIAKMHREGLMWAASGEDGLCGYYPQPIMDKTGYKYQMLYPVPQTAKIAGKCCQPLGRSTILWGAGKEYPFEGEDFAYMVFRKRNCCQGAF, via the coding sequence ATGAAGTTCGCCCGTAACCTCGCATTCGTTTCGGTCATTGTGCTCGGCGTGCTTTTCTTGCGCCCAGCCTTTGCTACGGCAACCTGTACCGGGCGGTTTGCCAATCCGATTACGGACATCTGCTGGAGCTGCCTGATGCCGCTCCGATTTGGCGGCCTCGATCTGGTTTCCCTCGATCAGGAAGACACTCCGAATCCTGGTGGATCCCCCGTCTGCCTCTGTCCATCGCAACTGCGTGTCGGCTTCAAGGTCAGCTTCTGGGAGCCGGTGCGGCGCGTGGATGTGGTGCGCCGTCCCTTCTGCATGACCAGTCTTGGTGGCATCGAACTCAATCCCGGCTTCGATGCGCCGCGCGGGTCCCGTTTCAGCCAGGACAGCACCGCGACATCGTCGTTCTATCAGGTGCATTGGTATGTCGATCCAATCATTTTCTGGCTCGAAGCGATCTTCGATAACGCCTGCCTGGAACAAAGTTCATTCGACGTGGCGTACCTCACCGAACTCGATCCCATGTGGAACGACGACGAGTTGACCTTCATCTTCAATCCCGATGTCGCTTTGTTCGGCAATCTCCCGGCACGAGCCGCCTGTGCCGCGGATTGTGTCTCGGCAACCGCCGGCTTTCCGTCGAACGCCTTGTTCTGGTGTGCCGGATGCCAGGGCAGCTTGTATCCACTCAACGGAAACGTGCAAGCGCATATCGGCGGGGTCCAGGCCTCTAGCCTGGAAATGACGCGGCTGATCGCCAAGATGCACCGCGAAGGTCTGATGTGGGCCGCCTCCGGCGAGGACGGCTTGTGCGGTTACTACCCGCAGCCGATCATGGACAAGACCGGCTACAAGTATCAGATGCTATACCCGGTTCCGCAAACCGCGAAGATCGCCGGGAAGTGCTGCCAGCCCTTGGGGCGTTCGACGATCCTGTGGGGTGCCGGGAAGGAATATCCGTTCGAGGGCGAAGACTTCGCCTACATGGTGTTCCGCAAGCGCAACTGCTGCCAGGGAGCCTTCTGA
- a CDS encoding three component ABC system middle component, which yields MKRWDQRPFEVKNLFNPAFCGLVLFRALQGYEEDNQDGMPFSLALLVLPLCLQKDSREVIAGSSRSYLLKTVEKNPQLLVGFADRASDMLPFALEAFGVLMERGCFVVSQDGRLKTVPNRVRKSVTGTAESVSCQRVARIVGKEFARIADRVTVYTTFGIRP from the coding sequence ATGAAAAGATGGGATCAACGACCATTCGAAGTCAAAAATCTTTTCAATCCCGCTTTCTGCGGTTTGGTGCTGTTCAGGGCATTGCAAGGCTATGAGGAGGACAACCAGGATGGCATGCCGTTCTCTCTTGCGCTGCTAGTGCTTCCGCTGTGTTTGCAGAAAGACTCTCGCGAAGTGATCGCGGGTAGTTCTCGCAGCTATCTTCTGAAAACCGTCGAAAAGAATCCTCAGTTGCTGGTTGGTTTCGCTGACCGCGCCAGCGACATGCTGCCATTTGCGCTCGAAGCTTTCGGCGTGCTGATGGAACGAGGATGCTTTGTCGTATCGCAGGATGGCCGGTTAAAGACCGTGCCGAACCGAGTTCGAAAATCCGTGACAGGAACCGCAGAATCCGTCTCCTGCCAGCGCGTCGCGCGCATCGTCGGAAAGGAATTTGCCCGTATCGCAGACCGCGTGACGGTGTACACAACCTTTGGAATACGCCCATGA
- a CDS encoding ABC-three component system protein, which produces MAEAPADQYSAGEQGLGYIYQPRFALLRLLQLPESTSVLIEKDDDLDFIDKDGVKTLASLKHKGAGDRLTDLSTDFWKSVRIWLARYNRDGRSEASLRFFLFSTGTVSNASFLRHFLLEPPTEDETVSLSQIADDVLAKSESKLIGEIAAEFHKLNDDEKNDFLARIVIFDGGPRIEDVPSTIKDQHMRSIRRDNRDAIFERLEGWWNDTIVNLLVGKRTDAIFGYEISDKLSAFAEEYKSDNLPITFRGKTPAGEIDADNDPRLFVVQLREIGIASNRIRNAILDYYRAFEQRSSWARESLLISGEMEEYEDRLVDEWSRYRDVVFEELDEESADAVLLKAGKALYQWVDLESGNNSTLRIRERVTEPYVVRGGFHILANSRPLPRVYWHPRFLNRVGQLLGVEE; this is translated from the coding sequence ATGGCAGAGGCTCCCGCCGATCAGTACTCCGCAGGCGAGCAAGGTCTGGGATACATCTATCAGCCTCGCTTCGCGCTGCTCAGGCTCTTGCAGTTGCCAGAGAGCACGTCGGTTTTGATTGAAAAGGACGACGACCTCGACTTCATCGACAAGGACGGCGTCAAGACGCTGGCCTCCCTCAAGCACAAGGGGGCTGGTGATCGTCTGACAGACCTGTCCACAGACTTCTGGAAGTCGGTCCGAATCTGGCTTGCCCGATACAACCGTGACGGGCGCAGCGAGGCCAGTCTTCGCTTCTTCCTGTTTTCGACGGGCACTGTTTCAAATGCCTCGTTCTTACGGCACTTCCTGCTTGAACCACCGACAGAAGACGAGACTGTTTCGCTGTCACAGATTGCAGACGATGTTCTTGCCAAGTCCGAATCGAAACTCATCGGTGAAATCGCTGCCGAGTTCCATAAACTCAACGACGACGAGAAGAATGACTTTCTCGCGCGCATCGTGATATTTGATGGAGGGCCTCGCATTGAGGATGTGCCTTCAACCATCAAAGATCAGCACATGCGCAGCATCCGGCGTGACAACCGCGACGCCATCTTCGAACGCCTCGAAGGTTGGTGGAATGACACCATCGTCAACCTGTTGGTCGGAAAGCGCACAGATGCAATCTTCGGCTACGAGATCTCGGACAAGCTCTCCGCGTTTGCTGAGGAATACAAATCAGACAACCTCCCAATCACTTTCAGAGGGAAGACGCCTGCTGGAGAAATCGATGCAGATAACGATCCACGCCTTTTCGTTGTGCAACTGCGAGAAATTGGTATCGCCTCTAACCGCATCCGCAACGCCATCCTGGACTACTACAGGGCGTTCGAACAGCGGTCTTCCTGGGCTCGCGAAAGTCTCTTGATTTCGGGAGAAATGGAAGAGTACGAAGACCGCCTCGTTGATGAATGGAGCCGCTATCGTGACGTGGTCTTCGAGGAACTCGATGAGGAAAGTGCCGACGCAGTTCTTTTGAAAGCCGGCAAAGCGCTGTATCAATGGGTTGACTTGGAGAGTGGAAACAACAGCACGCTTCGCATTCGGGAGCGTGTGACCGAGCCCTATGTTGTGCGGGGAGGGTTTCATATTCTAGCGAACAGCCGACCGCTTCCAAGGGTTTACTGGCACCCTCGTTTCCTCAACCGTGTCGGCCAGTTGTTGGGGGTCGAGGAATGA